The Raphanus sativus cultivar WK10039 chromosome 2, ASM80110v3, whole genome shotgun sequence genome includes a region encoding these proteins:
- the LOC108823294 gene encoding trehalose-phosphate phosphatase A isoform X1: protein MDIKSGHSSPVMTDSPPISNSILTIRQNRLPYSSSAAAATALSQNNNLFLTVPRKKTGILDDVKSSGWLDAMKSSSPPPAIVNKDNISSDATDMSYREWTQLKYPSALTTFEKIMSFAKGKRIALFLDYDGTLSPIVEEPDCAYMSSAMRAAVQNVAKYFPTAIISGRSRDKVYEFVGLSELYYAGSHGMDIMSPAGESLNHEHLSRTVSVNEQGKDVNLFQPASEFLPMIDKVLCSLVESTKGIDGVKVEDNKFCISVHYRNVEEKNWTLVAQRVDYVIRTYPNLRLTHGRKVLEIRPVIDWDKGKAVTFLLESLGLNNCDDVLPIYVGDDRTDEDAFKVLRDGPNHGYGVLVSAVPKDSNAVYSLRDPSEVMEFLKSLVTWKRSLE, encoded by the exons ATGGACATAAAATCTGGTCACTCGTCTCCTGTAATGACTGATTCTCCACCAATAAGCAACTCAATATTAACCATTCGTCAGAATAGACTACCATACTcatcatcagcagcagcagccacGGCGCTCTCACAGAACAACAATCTTTTTCTAACTGTTCCCAGAAAGAAAACTGGGATTCTTGATGATGTTAAGTCTAGTGGTTGGCTCGATGCAATGAAATCTTCTTCTCCTCCCCCAGCAATAGTTAACAAAGACAACATTAGCAGCGATGCTACTGACATGAGTTATCGCGAATGGACG CAGCTCAAGTATCCATCAGCTCTTACTACTTTTGAGAAAATCATGAGTTTTGCAAAAGGGAAAAGAATAGCATTGTTTCTTGATTATGACGGCACACTTTCGCCTATAGTTGAGGAACCTGATTGCGCTTACATGTCAAGTGCT ATGCGCGCTGCAGTGCAAAACGTTGCCAAGTACTTCCCAACCGCTATCATTAGTGGAAGAAGCCGTGATAAG GTGTATGAGTTTGTTGGACTGAGTGAACTTTACTACGCCGGAAGCCATGGAATGGACATCATGAGTCCTGCAGGAGAATCTTTAAACCATGAACATCTCAGCCGTACTGTATCAGTGAACGAAcag GGGAAAGATGTGAATCTATTCCAGCCTGCTAGCGAGTTTCTACCGATGATTGATAAG GTGCTTTGTTCGCTTGTGGAGAGTACAAAAGGCATCGATGGGGTAAAAGTAGAAGACAACAAGTTCTGCATCTCTGTGCATTACCGCAATGTAGAAGAAAAG AACTGGACATTGGTTGCACAACGCGTCGATTATGTCATTAGAACATATCCAAACCTACGTCTAACACATGGCCGGAAg GTTTTAGAGATCCGTCCTGTTATTGACTGGGACAAAGGGAAAGCTGTGACATTTCTACTCGAATCTCTCG GCCTAAACAATTGTGATGATGTTCTTCCAATCTATGTTGGGGATGATCGAACAGATGAAGATGCATTTAAG GTGTTACGAGATGGACCAAACCACGGTTATGGTGTATTAGTCTCTGCTGTCCCTAAAGACAGCAATGCCGTTTACTCGCTTCGCGATCCATCCGAG GTGATGGAGTTTCTGAAATCATTAGTGACATGGAAGAGATCATTGGAGTAG
- the LOC108823294 gene encoding trehalose-phosphate phosphatase A isoform X3 — protein MDIKSGHSSPVMTDSPPISNSILTIRQNRLPYSSSAAAATALSQNNNLFLTVPRKKTGILDDVKSSGWLDAMKSSSPPPAIVNKDNISSDATDMSYREWTQLKYPSALTTFEKIMSFAKGKRIALFLDYDGTLSPIVEEPDCAYMSSAMRAAVQNVAKYFPTAIISGRSRDKVYEFVGLSELYYAGSHGMDIMSPAGESLNHEHLSRTVSVNEQGKDVNLFQPASEFLPMIDKVLCSLVESTKGIDGVKVEDNKFCISVHYRNVEEKNWTLVAQRVDYVIRTYPNLRLTHGRKVLEIRPVIDWDKGKAVTFLLESLGLNNCDDVLPIYVGDDRTDEDAFKVLRDGPNHGYGVLVSAVPKDSNAVYSLRDPSEVNL, from the exons ATGGACATAAAATCTGGTCACTCGTCTCCTGTAATGACTGATTCTCCACCAATAAGCAACTCAATATTAACCATTCGTCAGAATAGACTACCATACTcatcatcagcagcagcagccacGGCGCTCTCACAGAACAACAATCTTTTTCTAACTGTTCCCAGAAAGAAAACTGGGATTCTTGATGATGTTAAGTCTAGTGGTTGGCTCGATGCAATGAAATCTTCTTCTCCTCCCCCAGCAATAGTTAACAAAGACAACATTAGCAGCGATGCTACTGACATGAGTTATCGCGAATGGACG CAGCTCAAGTATCCATCAGCTCTTACTACTTTTGAGAAAATCATGAGTTTTGCAAAAGGGAAAAGAATAGCATTGTTTCTTGATTATGACGGCACACTTTCGCCTATAGTTGAGGAACCTGATTGCGCTTACATGTCAAGTGCT ATGCGCGCTGCAGTGCAAAACGTTGCCAAGTACTTCCCAACCGCTATCATTAGTGGAAGAAGCCGTGATAAG GTGTATGAGTTTGTTGGACTGAGTGAACTTTACTACGCCGGAAGCCATGGAATGGACATCATGAGTCCTGCAGGAGAATCTTTAAACCATGAACATCTCAGCCGTACTGTATCAGTGAACGAAcag GGGAAAGATGTGAATCTATTCCAGCCTGCTAGCGAGTTTCTACCGATGATTGATAAG GTGCTTTGTTCGCTTGTGGAGAGTACAAAAGGCATCGATGGGGTAAAAGTAGAAGACAACAAGTTCTGCATCTCTGTGCATTACCGCAATGTAGAAGAAAAG AACTGGACATTGGTTGCACAACGCGTCGATTATGTCATTAGAACATATCCAAACCTACGTCTAACACATGGCCGGAAg GTTTTAGAGATCCGTCCTGTTATTGACTGGGACAAAGGGAAAGCTGTGACATTTCTACTCGAATCTCTCG GCCTAAACAATTGTGATGATGTTCTTCCAATCTATGTTGGGGATGATCGAACAGATGAAGATGCATTTAAG GTGTTACGAGATGGACCAAACCACGGTTATGGTGTATTAGTCTCTGCTGTCCCTAAAGACAGCAATGCCGTTTACTCGCTTCGCGATCCATCCGAGGTAAACTTATAA
- the LOC108823294 gene encoding trehalose-phosphate phosphatase A isoform X2: protein MDIKSGHSSPVMTDSPPISNSILTIRQNRLPYSSSAAAATALSQNNNLFLTVPRKKTGILDDVKSSGWLDAMKSSSPPPAIVNKDNISSDATDMSYREWTLKYPSALTTFEKIMSFAKGKRIALFLDYDGTLSPIVEEPDCAYMSSAMRAAVQNVAKYFPTAIISGRSRDKVYEFVGLSELYYAGSHGMDIMSPAGESLNHEHLSRTVSVNEQGKDVNLFQPASEFLPMIDKVLCSLVESTKGIDGVKVEDNKFCISVHYRNVEEKNWTLVAQRVDYVIRTYPNLRLTHGRKVLEIRPVIDWDKGKAVTFLLESLGLNNCDDVLPIYVGDDRTDEDAFKVLRDGPNHGYGVLVSAVPKDSNAVYSLRDPSEVMEFLKSLVTWKRSLE, encoded by the exons ATGGACATAAAATCTGGTCACTCGTCTCCTGTAATGACTGATTCTCCACCAATAAGCAACTCAATATTAACCATTCGTCAGAATAGACTACCATACTcatcatcagcagcagcagccacGGCGCTCTCACAGAACAACAATCTTTTTCTAACTGTTCCCAGAAAGAAAACTGGGATTCTTGATGATGTTAAGTCTAGTGGTTGGCTCGATGCAATGAAATCTTCTTCTCCTCCCCCAGCAATAGTTAACAAAGACAACATTAGCAGCGATGCTACTGACATGAGTTATCGCGAATGGACG CTCAAGTATCCATCAGCTCTTACTACTTTTGAGAAAATCATGAGTTTTGCAAAAGGGAAAAGAATAGCATTGTTTCTTGATTATGACGGCACACTTTCGCCTATAGTTGAGGAACCTGATTGCGCTTACATGTCAAGTGCT ATGCGCGCTGCAGTGCAAAACGTTGCCAAGTACTTCCCAACCGCTATCATTAGTGGAAGAAGCCGTGATAAG GTGTATGAGTTTGTTGGACTGAGTGAACTTTACTACGCCGGAAGCCATGGAATGGACATCATGAGTCCTGCAGGAGAATCTTTAAACCATGAACATCTCAGCCGTACTGTATCAGTGAACGAAcag GGGAAAGATGTGAATCTATTCCAGCCTGCTAGCGAGTTTCTACCGATGATTGATAAG GTGCTTTGTTCGCTTGTGGAGAGTACAAAAGGCATCGATGGGGTAAAAGTAGAAGACAACAAGTTCTGCATCTCTGTGCATTACCGCAATGTAGAAGAAAAG AACTGGACATTGGTTGCACAACGCGTCGATTATGTCATTAGAACATATCCAAACCTACGTCTAACACATGGCCGGAAg GTTTTAGAGATCCGTCCTGTTATTGACTGGGACAAAGGGAAAGCTGTGACATTTCTACTCGAATCTCTCG GCCTAAACAATTGTGATGATGTTCTTCCAATCTATGTTGGGGATGATCGAACAGATGAAGATGCATTTAAG GTGTTACGAGATGGACCAAACCACGGTTATGGTGTATTAGTCTCTGCTGTCCCTAAAGACAGCAATGCCGTTTACTCGCTTCGCGATCCATCCGAG GTGATGGAGTTTCTGAAATCATTAGTGACATGGAAGAGATCATTGGAGTAG
- the LOC108839028 gene encoding monocopper oxidase-like protein SKS2, producing MAAAYFFSRFTTFLFVSSLALLCGFSLAEDPSVSYVFEVSYITASPLGVPQQVIAVNGTFPGPVINATTNYNVDVNVFNRLDEPLLLTWNGIQTQGDSWQDGVLGTNCPIPPNWNFTYNFQVKDQIGSFFYFPSLNFQRASGGFGPIIINNRDRIPLPFNKPDGEISFMIGDWYTQNYTALRGVLDSGSELGMPDGVLINGKGPYKYNNSVPDGIQYETINVDPGKTYRIRVHNVGTSTSLNFRIQNHKLLLVETEGNYNLQTNFTDFDIHVGQSYSFLVTMDQNASSDYYIVASARFVNETAWQRVTGVGILHYSNSKGKASGPLPVPATDVSKPWSVMNQQRAIKQNTSASGARPNPQGSYHYGQINITGTYILRSMPPTKINGSFRATLNGISFLNPNTPMRLADKHKVKGVYKLDFPNTPTNNRPPRLETSIINATYKGFIQVIFQNNDTKVQTFHIDGYSFYVVAMDFGNWTEDKKGSYNNWDAVSRSTVEVYPGAWTAVLISLDNVGVWNIRVENLDRWYLGQETYMRIINPEENGSTEMDQPGNALYCGALKSLQKDQPHSSATPLLNGKLNLIFSLVMVLLALVSVLC from the exons ATGGCGGCTGCTTATTTCTTCTCGCGGTTTACTACATTCCTTTTCGTTTCTTCCTTGGCTCTTCTCTGTGGATTTTCTCTAGCCGAGGATCCTTCAGTCTCCTACGTGTTTGAAGTCTCCTACATCACTGCTTCTCCTCTCGGCGTTCCTCAACAG GTTATAGCAGTTAACGGGACATTTCCAGGACCGGTGATTAATGCTACCACAAACTACAATGTTGATGTTAATGTTTTCAATCGTTTGGATGAGCCTCTTCTACTCACCTG GAATGGTATTCAGACCCAAGGGGACTCATGGCAAGACGGTGTTCTTGGCACAAACTGTCCCATCCCTCCCAACTGGAACTTCACTTACAACTTTCAAGTGAAAGACCAAATCGGAAGTTTTTTCTATTTCCCCTCACTTAACTTTCAGAGAGCTTCCGGTGGTTTTGGACCGATCATTATCAACAACCGGGATCGTATTCCTCTCCCGTTCAATAAGCCTGATGGAGAAATCAGCTTTATGATTGGTGATTGGTATACTCAGAACTATACA GCATTAAGGGGCGTACTTGACTCTGGTAGCGAGCTTGGGATGCCTGATGGAGTCCTCATCAATGGGAAAGGTCCTTACAAGTACAACAACAGTGTACCTGATGGAATCCAATATGAAACCATTAATGTTGATCCAG GGAAAACATACAGGATCCGTGTTCACAACGTTGGTACCTCGACAAGCTTGAACTTCAGGATTCAGAACCACAAACTGCTCTTAGTTGAAACCGAGGGTAACTACAACTTGCAAACAAACTTCACCGATTTCGATATCCATGTGGGACAGTCTTACTCTTTCTTGGTCACTATGGACCAAAACGCCTCAAGTGACTACTACATTGTGGCGAGTGCTAGATTTGTGAATGAAACAGCCTGGCAAAGAGTCACAGGTGTTGGCATTCTCCATTATTCTAATTCCAAAGGAAAGGCTTCTGGTCCTCTGCCAGTTCCAGCAACTGATGTTTCTAAGCCTTGGTCTGTAATGAACCAACAAAGAGCCATAAA GCAAAACACATCTGCAAGTGGTGCTCGTCCTAATCCGCAGGGATCATATCATTACGGACAGATAAACATCACAGGGACATACATTTTGAGGAGTATGCCTCCAACCAAAATAAACGGGTCATTTCGTGCTACACTTAATGGGATTTCATTTCTGAACCCAAACACTCCCATGAGGCTTGCGGATAAGCATAAAGTGAAAGGAGTTTATAAGTTGGATTTCCCAAACACACCTACTAACAATAGACCTCCACGCTTGGAGACTTCCATCATCAACGCAACATACAAAGGCTTTATTCAAGTTATCTTCCAGAACAATGACACCAAAGTCCAGACCTTCCATATTGATGGATACTCATTTTACGTTGTTGC GATGGACTTTGGTAACTGGACTGAAGACAAGAAAGGCTCTTATAACAATTGGGATGCAGTATCAAGAAGCACGGTCGAG GTTTACCCAGGGGCATGGACTGCTGTACTTATTTCCCTTGATAATGTCGGAGTTTGGAACATCAGAGTTGAGAATCTTGACAGATGGTATCTTGGCCAAGAAACATACATGAGAATCATAAACCCGGAGGAAAACGGTAGCACAGAAATGGATCAGCCTGGAAATGCTCTTTACTGTGGTGCTCTCAAGAGCTTGCAGAA GGACCAACCCCATAGCTCTGCAACACCATTATTAAATGGAAAGTTGAATCTAATTTTCAGCTTGGTGATGGTTCTACTCGCCTTGGTTTCAGTATTGTGCTGA
- the LOC108833270 gene encoding probable pectinesterase/pectinesterase inhibitor 59 codes for MNMLLMHKIYLLSFRLVLLLLCFHPLTTVAADDNFTTGGIDGWCDQTPYPDPCKCYFRNHNGFRLPTQLSEFRIMLVEATIDRAISARDELTQSSRNCTDCRKQAVLADCIDLYGDTIVQLTRTLEGVSPKAGTKKRCTDFDAQTWLSTALTNTETCRPGSSDFNVSDFITPIVSNTKISNLISNCLAVNGGLLPTGSNSTTTAGGKGFPTWVSGKERRLLQLKSARAVPANLVVAKDGSGHVTTVQAAIDLAGRRKVTSGRYVIYVKRGIYQENINVRLNNDNVMLVGDGMRSTIITGGRSVKGGYTTYNSATAGIEGLHFIAKGLTFRNTAGPDKGQAVALRSSSDLSIFYKCSIEGYQDTLMVHSQRQFYRGCYIYGTIDFIFGNAAVVFQNCLILPRRPLKGQANVITAQGRADPFQNTGISIHNSRIQPAPDLKPVIRTVKTYMGRPWMKYSRTVVLKTHLDSFVSPLGWSPWNEGSVFGLDTLFYAEYKNTGPASSTTWRVRWKGFHVLNTDSDASAFTVGRFIAGTAWLPHTGVPYTSGL; via the exons ATGAATATGTTGTTGATGCacaaaatatatcttttatcaTTTCGTCTAGTATTGTTATTGCTCTGCTTCCATCCTCTCACCACTGTAGCTGCCGACGACAATTTCACCACCGGAGGCATTGACGGGTGGTGCGACCAAACTCCTTACCCTGATCCATGCAAATGCTACTTCAGAAACCACAATGGTTTCCGGCTTCCGACACAGCTATCCGAGTTCCGAATAATGCTGGTGGAAGCAACCATAGATCGGGCTATATCCGCCCGGGACGAGCTGACTCAGTCCAGCCGCAACTGCACAGATTGCCGGAAGCAAGCCGTTTTAGCTGATTGCATTGACCTATATGGAGACACGATTGTGCAGCTAACCCGGACGCTGGAGGGAGTATCTCCAAAAGCCGGTACGAAGAAAAGGTGTACCGACTTTGACGCTCAGACTTGGCTGAGCACCGCACTTACTAATACCGAGACTTGTCGACCCGGCTCTTCCGATTTCAACGTCTCAGATTTCATCACACCAATCGTATCAAACACAAAAATCTCCAACCTTATAAGCAACTGCTTAGCGGTCAACGGAGGCCTCTTACCAACCGGAAGCAATAGCACCACCACTGCTGGTGGGAAGGGTTTTCCAACGTGGGTTTCCGGTAAAGAAAGGAGGCTTCTACAATTAAAATCCGCGCGGGCTGTACCAGCTAATCTCGTAGTGGCCAAAGACGGATCGGGACATGTCACAACGGTGCAAGCGGCTATAGACCTGGCTGGACGGAGAAAGGTGACGTCAGGAAGGTATGTGATATACGTGAAGAGAGGAATATATCAAGAAAACATAAACGTACGTCTCAATAACGATAATGTAATGTTGGTCGGAGATGGAATGAGATCCACCATTATCACCGGTGGTCGTAGTGTCAAAGGTGGTTACACCACTTACAATTCCGCCACTGCCG GTATAGAAGGACTTCACTTCATAGCCAAAGGCCTAACATTCCGGAACACGGCTGGTCCAGACAAAGGCCAGGCCGTGGCACTCCGGTCATCCTCAGACCTCTCAATCTTCTACAAATGCTCAATTGAAGGATACCAAGACACATTAATGGTACATTCCCAACGGCAATTTTACCGTGGCTGCTACATTTATGGAACCATAGATTTCATATTTGGAAACGCAGCCGTTGTTTTCCAAAACTGTCTCATCCTCCCTCGCCGCCCGCTCAAGGGTCAGGCCAATGTAATAACCGCACAAGGTCGTGCTGATCCATTTCAGAACACAGGGATCTCTATACATAACTCAAGAATCCAACCCGCCCCCGATCTAAAACCGGTGATCCGTACTGTTAAGACGTACATGGGGCGGCCTTGGATGAAGTACTCACGCACCGTGGTTCTTAAGACGCATTTAGATAGTTTCGTGAGTCCGTTGGGTTGGTCACCGTGGAATGAAggttcggttttcggtttagACACGCTTTTCTATGCTGAATATAAGAATACCGGACCAGCTTCATCCACTACGTGGCGTGTTCGTTGGAAAGGGTTTCATGTGTTGAATACAGATTCTGATGCATCCGCTTTCACTGTTGGAAGATTCATTGCAGGTACAGCATGGCTGCCGCACACAGGCGTACCCTACACTTCCGGGCTCTAA